In one Mucilaginibacter ginsenosidivorax genomic region, the following are encoded:
- a CDS encoding glutaminase family protein, with the protein MKRFPLTVCISILGLFARAQDVKAPAYPLITHNPYFSIWSSTDDLNESTTHHWTGKDQSLLGLIKVDGEVYRFMGKEPVHYKTLVPGGDEKPYEVKYTETKPSDNWADGKFDDTAWKTGTAPFSDDPKQGKTVWTSRDIWVRRVFNFHKTDINKLFLKLHHDDEAEVYLNGEKINVSSGANGDLQMMPLKDDVAGKLKEGENVLALHCTNTGGGAALDAGFADELKPTQHADIQVAKQTHVEITATQTMYAFKCGKIDLQVTFTSPLLMNNLDLMSRPISYITYSVKSNNGKAHNVQVYLGASADIARNKPSQPVTTQKYETSTLSVLKAGTVEQPILQKRGDDLRIDWGYMYVAAPKSAAATQYISTGDEAVTSFFNNDSKSTVKEGTDVVLNTVVPFGKVGKTAVEHFVELGYDDITPVQYFHVNLKPYWQNAQIKTIDQLLAKAAADYPVITKNCAAFNALMYHDALKAGGDKYAKLCVLAYRQAISAHILVKSPQGEILFLSKENFSNGSINTVDVTYPSAPLFLIYNPKLMEGMLNGIFYFSETGKFPHDFAAHDLGTYPLANGQTYGEGMPVEESGNMLALTAAIVKANGNNPAYAKKHWKTLTAWTNYLVREGGDPANQLCTDDFAGHLARNANLSAKAIVGVGCYAHLADLMGDKATGTKYRAIAKEMVAKWMKLADAGDHYSLVFEKPETWSQKYNIVWDKILGLNLFPQSVYDREVKFYLTKQNEFGLPLDSRKTYTKSDWIIWTATLAKSNDDFKTLVAPVYKYAMETPTRVPLSDWHETTDGKQVGFQARSVVGGYFIKELQEKWKPTALK; encoded by the coding sequence ATGAAGAGGTTTCCATTAACCGTTTGTATTTCAATTTTGGGGCTGTTTGCCCGGGCGCAGGATGTTAAGGCGCCGGCTTATCCGCTTATTACGCACAATCCGTACTTCAGCATCTGGTCGTCTACTGATGATTTAAATGAATCAACAACTCATCACTGGACAGGAAAAGATCAATCCTTGTTGGGCCTGATAAAGGTTGATGGCGAGGTTTACCGTTTTATGGGTAAAGAACCGGTACACTACAAAACCCTGGTACCCGGCGGCGATGAAAAACCTTACGAAGTAAAGTATACCGAAACAAAGCCATCAGATAACTGGGCCGACGGAAAATTTGACGATACAGCATGGAAAACGGGTACTGCTCCTTTTAGTGACGACCCCAAGCAAGGTAAAACAGTGTGGACAAGCCGCGACATTTGGGTGCGCCGGGTGTTTAACTTTCATAAAACAGACATTAATAAACTGTTCCTGAAACTTCACCACGATGATGAAGCCGAAGTTTACCTTAACGGCGAAAAAATAAACGTAAGCAGCGGCGCCAATGGCGATTTGCAAATGATGCCGCTTAAAGACGATGTTGCGGGTAAACTGAAAGAAGGCGAAAACGTATTGGCTTTGCATTGCACCAATACGGGTGGTGGTGCTGCCCTTGATGCCGGCTTTGCTGATGAGCTAAAACCTACCCAACATGCCGATATTCAGGTAGCTAAACAAACCCACGTTGAGATTACCGCTACCCAAACCATGTATGCATTTAAATGCGGCAAAATTGATTTGCAGGTAACGTTTACATCACCTTTGCTGATGAATAATCTTGATTTGATGTCAAGGCCAATATCGTACATTACCTACAGTGTGAAATCAAATAACGGCAAGGCGCACAACGTACAGGTTTATTTAGGTGCATCTGCGGATATTGCCCGTAACAAACCATCACAGCCGGTTACAACTCAAAAATATGAAACAAGCACTTTGTCGGTGTTAAAAGCAGGAACTGTTGAGCAGCCCATTTTACAAAAACGCGGCGACGATTTACGGATAGATTGGGGATACATGTATGTTGCGGCGCCAAAATCGGCTGCTGCCACCCAGTACATCAGCACAGGCGATGAAGCCGTGACGTCGTTTTTTAACAACGATAGTAAATCAACCGTTAAAGAAGGCACCGATGTGGTACTGAATACGGTAGTGCCATTTGGTAAAGTAGGTAAAACCGCGGTTGAACATTTTGTTGAGCTGGGCTACGATGATATTACGCCCGTTCAGTACTTTCATGTAAACTTAAAACCTTACTGGCAAAACGCGCAAATTAAAACTATCGATCAGTTATTGGCCAAAGCAGCTGCTGATTACCCCGTGATTACTAAAAACTGCGCGGCTTTTAACGCGCTGATGTATCACGATGCTTTAAAAGCAGGTGGCGATAAATATGCTAAACTTTGCGTATTGGCTTACCGCCAGGCAATAAGCGCTCATATATTGGTGAAAAGCCCGCAGGGCGAAATCTTGTTTTTATCGAAAGAGAATTTCAGTAACGGATCTATTAACACAGTTGACGTAACTTATCCTTCGGCGCCGCTATTCCTCATTTATAACCCAAAACTGATGGAAGGTATGCTGAATGGTATTTTCTATTTCAGCGAAACCGGTAAATTTCCGCATGATTTTGCCGCCCATGATTTAGGCACTTACCCGCTGGCAAACGGCCAAACTTATGGCGAAGGGATGCCTGTTGAAGAATCGGGCAATATGCTGGCACTTACCGCGGCTATTGTTAAAGCAAATGGTAATAACCCGGCTTATGCCAAAAAGCACTGGAAAACGCTAACTGCGTGGACTAATTACCTGGTACGTGAAGGCGGCGACCCGGCCAACCAGTTGTGTACCGATGATTTTGCCGGTCACCTGGCGCGCAATGCAAACTTATCTGCCAAAGCAATAGTAGGCGTAGGCTGCTACGCTCACCTTGCCGATTTAATGGGCGATAAAGCTACAGGCACCAAATACAGGGCTATAGCCAAAGAAATGGTTGCCAAATGGATGAAACTTGCCGATGCCGGCGATCATTACTCGCTGGTGTTTGAAAAGCCGGAAACCTGGAGCCAGAAATATAATATTGTATGGGATAAAATCTTAGGCTTAAACCTGTTCCCGCAATCGGTTTATGACCGCGAGGTTAAATTTTATCTCACCAAACAAAACGAATTTGGCTTACCATTGGATAGCCGTAAAACATATACCAAAAGCGATTGGATAATATGGACAGCCACCCTGGCCAAAAGTAACGACGATTTTAAAACCCTTGTTGCCCCTGTTTACAAATACGCTATGGAAACCCCAACCCGCGTACCGCTAAGCGATTGGCATGAAACTACCGATGGTAAACAGGTAGGTTTCCAGGCACGCAGCGTTGTAGGCGGATACTTTATAAAGGAGCTACAGGAAAAGTGGAAACCAACTGCCCTGAAATAG
- a CDS encoding IS4 family transposase, translated as MPKDNFFSGQPVFAQLLSLIPRHIVSKQSQKYSADRYCKSFMSYDHLVTMLYQGFFQCLSLRELVTGLQANRSRLLHLGLTNTPRRSTLSDANSRRPADFFAAAYHQLYRYFYGSLPDSRPSLKKLFIIDSTTISLFSNIMGGAGMSKSNGKRKGGIKAHVMIDAEHNLPCFTLLTEARHHDLVFLQEVQVPPGSIVVFDRAYTNYKQFEAWGAQGIAWVTRQKNDANYQLLSESPVSTYSSEQGVIADQSLLLGRHSNRRKVSLIRARRVVFKDPATQKELAFITNEPTLAPEQIAALYKKRWQIELLFKRIKQRYPLRYFLGDNVNAIQIQVWSMLICDLLVQIVLSQVNKAGKRKWSYANLAAMVKHHLMTYINLMAFLFDPEKALLNYKPPEPTAATLF; from the coding sequence ATGCCCAAAGATAATTTTTTTAGCGGACAGCCGGTATTCGCACAATTGCTTAGTTTGATCCCCCGCCATATTGTTTCAAAGCAAAGCCAAAAGTATTCTGCCGATAGGTATTGTAAGTCATTCATGAGTTACGACCACTTGGTCACGATGCTCTACCAAGGCTTTTTCCAATGCCTTTCCCTGCGTGAATTGGTTACGGGGTTACAGGCGAACCGAAGCAGGCTTCTCCATCTGGGGTTGACCAATACCCCACGCAGGAGCACGCTGTCGGATGCCAATAGCAGGCGCCCGGCTGATTTCTTCGCGGCGGCCTATCATCAACTGTACAGATATTTCTACGGAAGTTTACCGGACAGCCGCCCTTCGCTTAAGAAGCTTTTCATTATCGATTCGACCACGATCTCCCTTTTCTCGAATATTATGGGCGGTGCAGGTATGTCGAAAAGCAATGGCAAAAGGAAAGGCGGGATAAAAGCCCACGTAATGATCGATGCGGAACATAATTTGCCCTGTTTTACCTTACTTACGGAAGCCAGGCACCACGACCTTGTATTCCTGCAGGAAGTACAGGTACCGCCAGGCTCTATAGTCGTCTTTGACCGGGCTTATACCAATTATAAACAATTCGAGGCGTGGGGCGCACAGGGCATTGCCTGGGTTACCCGGCAGAAGAATGATGCAAACTACCAGTTGTTGTCCGAATCCCCTGTTTCTACCTATTCATCCGAACAGGGGGTAATAGCTGACCAGTCCCTGCTGCTTGGACGGCATAGCAACAGGCGCAAAGTATCCCTTATCCGGGCCCGCAGGGTCGTTTTTAAGGACCCTGCCACCCAGAAAGAGCTCGCGTTCATTACCAACGAGCCCACTCTTGCGCCCGAACAGATCGCTGCTTTGTATAAAAAACGGTGGCAGATAGAATTACTGTTCAAACGCATCAAGCAGCGATACCCGTTGAGGTACTTTTTGGGGGATAATGTCAATGCTATCCAAATACAGGTCTGGTCTATGCTGATATGCGACCTCCTTGTCCAGATCGTCCTTTCCCAAGTCAACAAAGCCGGTAAACGGAAATGGTCTTACGCTAACTTAGCAGCTATGGTCAAGCATCACCTGATGACCTATATCAACCTGATGGCTTTCCTTTTTGACCCAGAGAAAGCCTTGTTGAACTACAAGCCGCCTGAACCAACTGCGGCTACGCTTTTCTAA
- a CDS encoding DUF4268 domain-containing protein — MYSRDQASQIKQAFWTAFGQYIAPQPSADGLRTNWVNYKTGIKHLHFKMQADKRSAFIGIEISHPDLGIQELIFDQFKELKTVFNASIGEEWDWQLHTTDDNHKTVSRIIKTLPNVSVFNQNDWPALICFFKPRIIALDDFWSTASYSFDLFK; from the coding sequence TTGTACTCGCGCGATCAGGCATCACAAATTAAACAGGCATTCTGGACGGCTTTTGGCCAGTATATTGCGCCGCAACCATCGGCCGATGGTTTACGCACTAACTGGGTTAATTATAAAACGGGCATAAAGCACTTGCATTTTAAAATGCAGGCCGATAAAAGGTCGGCATTTATTGGTATCGAAATTTCGCACCCTGATTTGGGTATACAAGAACTAATTTTTGATCAGTTTAAAGAACTTAAAACCGTATTTAACGCCAGTATCGGCGAAGAATGGGACTGGCAACTGCACACTACCGATGATAATCACAAAACGGTAAGCCGCATCATCAAAACGCTGCCCAACGTAAGCGTTTTTAATCAAAATGACTGGCCCGCCCTAATCTGCTTTTTCAAGCCCAGGATCATTGCCTTAGATGATTTCTGGAGCACCGCGAGCTATAGCTTTGATTTGTTTAAGTAG
- a CDS encoding zinc-binding metallopeptidase family protein, with translation MKLFKCTNCGQLLYFENSICECCKSPLGFIPGDVNLATLVQDNNDVYRLHSNKKPLLGGLMSNKKQLFKYCKNHEFDVCNWLIPADSPDIFCRACELNHTVPNLADPDHLRQWRLIEFAKHRLIYALLQMKLPLISKIQDAAKGLSFDFLTEADAAQPVLTGHEDGLITLNVDEADDEKRELSRKQMNEPYRTLLGHFRHEVGHYYWDRLIDNSAFIDEYRQLFGDERQDYAQALERNYSQGPPADWNLNFISTYASSHPWEDWAETWAHYLHIMDTLETADAFGMTVSPRLADKKSNLKAIINVSPYQQESFETLLNLWLPLTFAMNSMNRSMGNKDLYPFVIPPKVVEKLAFIHKVCYASRVN, from the coding sequence ATGAAATTGTTTAAATGTACCAACTGCGGTCAGCTATTATATTTTGAAAACAGCATATGCGAATGTTGCAAAAGTCCTTTGGGTTTTATTCCCGGTGATGTCAATCTGGCCACGCTTGTTCAGGACAATAACGACGTTTATCGTTTACACAGCAATAAAAAGCCGTTATTGGGCGGCCTCATGAGCAATAAAAAGCAATTATTTAAATATTGCAAAAACCATGAGTTTGATGTTTGCAACTGGCTGATACCGGCTGATAGTCCGGATATATTTTGCCGCGCATGTGAATTAAACCACACTGTACCCAATTTAGCCGACCCCGATCATTTAAGGCAGTGGCGGTTGATAGAATTTGCCAAGCACAGGCTTATTTATGCCTTGCTGCAAATGAAATTGCCCCTGATAAGTAAAATTCAGGATGCAGCAAAAGGCCTGAGCTTTGATTTCCTTACGGAGGCGGATGCCGCTCAACCCGTTTTAACAGGGCATGAAGATGGCTTAATTACGCTGAATGTTGATGAAGCAGATGATGAGAAACGCGAGCTATCGCGCAAGCAAATGAACGAGCCTTACCGTACTTTATTAGGGCATTTCAGGCACGAAGTGGGACATTACTACTGGGACAGGCTAATTGATAACAGTGCATTTATTGACGAATATCGCCAATTATTTGGTGATGAACGCCAGGATTACGCCCAGGCACTTGAACGGAATTACAGCCAGGGACCACCCGCTGATTGGAACTTAAATTTCATTAGCACATACGCAAGTTCGCATCCATGGGAGGATTGGGCCGAAACGTGGGCACATTACCTGCATATTATGGATACGCTTGAAACCGCCGATGCCTTCGGGATGACGGTATCTCCCCGCCTTGCCGATAAAAAAAGTAATCTGAAGGCCATCATCAATGTAAGCCCTTACCAACAGGAAAGTTTTGAAACCCTGCTTAATTTATGGTTACCATTAACCTTCGCCATGAACAGCATGAACCGCAGCATGGGCAACAAGGATTTGTACCCTTTTGTAATACCACCAAAGGTGGTTGAAAAACTGGCCTTTATACATAAGGTTTGTTATGCTTCAAGAGTGAATTAG
- a CDS encoding transglutaminase family protein produces MKYQVTHITKYEYQLPASLCHNLVYQVPVNHSFQEVEKVNYQIHPVPHLVVTREDFFSNKFIYFSIEEFHQRLTVEIKSEVKISEPVWIGAAPQNTAPWENVVIWLKSTDAESDIRQFYLESDHVVFIQGIREYALKSFTPGRPIMEAMLDLNSRIFDDFDFTPGFTDVTTKLEEVFIHKKGVCQDFAHFSLACLRSIGLSARYVSGYIETLPPPGKPKLFGSDASHAWIALYIPDIGWTEFDATNNMLVNDRHIRTAIGRDFADVVPLKGVVYSGAGQRMYVNVDVRRVE; encoded by the coding sequence ATGAAATACCAGGTAACCCATATTACCAAATATGAATACCAGTTGCCGGCATCATTATGCCACAACCTGGTATACCAGGTACCGGTTAATCACAGTTTTCAAGAGGTGGAGAAGGTAAACTACCAAATTCATCCCGTACCGCATTTGGTAGTGACCAGGGAGGATTTTTTTAGCAATAAATTCATCTATTTTTCGATAGAAGAATTTCATCAACGGTTAACTGTCGAGATAAAAAGCGAGGTTAAAATATCCGAGCCGGTATGGATTGGCGCAGCGCCACAAAATACAGCGCCCTGGGAAAACGTGGTGATCTGGCTGAAAAGTACCGATGCCGAAAGTGACATCAGGCAATTTTACCTTGAATCGGACCATGTGGTGTTTATACAGGGCATCAGGGAGTACGCATTAAAATCATTCACCCCCGGCAGGCCAATTATGGAAGCCATGCTTGATCTTAATTCGCGCATATTTGATGATTTTGATTTCACGCCCGGCTTTACAGATGTTACCACCAAACTGGAAGAAGTTTTTATCCATAAAAAAGGCGTTTGCCAGGATTTTGCGCATTTCTCGTTGGCCTGCCTACGCTCGATAGGCTTGTCGGCCAGGTATGTAAGCGGATATATTGAGACGCTGCCGCCACCGGGAAAACCAAAACTGTTTGGCTCAGATGCCTCGCACGCATGGATAGCATTATACATTCCGGATATAGGGTGGACAGAGTTTGACGCGACTAATAACATGCTGGTTAACGACCGCCACATCCGTACTGCCATCGGTCGCGATTTTGCCGACGTAGTGCCATTAAAAGGAGTGGTTTACAGCGGCGCCGGGCAAAGAATGTACGTAAATGTGGATGTGCGGAGGGTAGAATAG
- a CDS encoding circularly permuted type 2 ATP-grasp protein, which yields MIETYLERNGKTAKPFFDELAAPEGVVREHWKKLAHAYDELGVEKMEQRSREISQELRDNGVTYNVYSDPDGINRPWKLDPVPMVFSQQEWENIEKGLVQRAQLLNLIIADIYGERRLIKEGFIPFELVFSHKGFLRQADKIKIPGKFQLIQYSADLVRGPLGKMWVLHDRADAPSGAGYTLENRAAMTRVFPDLIRENQVRKISSYYQTLKNTLTRLALQNKENPRVVLLSPGTANETYFEHAYLASSLGFTLVFGQDLTVSDGYVWLKTLKGLEKVDVIVRRVDDIFCDPLEFLGDSHLGVVGLMEAVRQKKVTIINPLGGRILENPGLMAFLPRLCKHLLNEELILPSVATWWCGHEKEKKYVLDNLPFLIIRSIYRSNENRPYIGSELSKKQIDDLRTEINTRPYLYVAQEVVSFSTTPSLIGNNLEACNAVFRSYIVADMDKEVYHVMPGGLSRSFPTKGEFIISNQSGGISKDTWVLGPSPQSQAKPAVNQPVLRQVKNILPSRTGESLFWLGRYLDRAVINVRLMRIVLKIYNERDDEIHPETNQTLVILLKTLSAVTGTLPGFASADQTRLRQPEKELLSLAVETGRAGTLAQSLQSFLTNGYAVRDRLSLDTWRILDSISEEFELMKENGNDLRKIYHNLDQFIIKLMAFIGLNNDNMTRASSWRLLNIGRFLESSLNTCIILQAALANNVTPEVEKQLMELVLMCNESLVTYRYLYRSTLQLPGVLNLLLVNEDNPKSVAFLIAKIDEHLAHLPDNHKEGGLSPAHKKLLEALTMIRLCDVNKMVPSANANVFGKKELNGFLHHLITLLSQASTIIFESYFSPTQSQYSFVKNNNALPEL from the coding sequence ATGATTGAGACTTACCTGGAGCGGAACGGTAAAACTGCCAAACCTTTTTTTGATGAGCTTGCCGCACCCGAAGGCGTGGTGCGCGAGCATTGGAAAAAGCTTGCACATGCTTATGACGAGTTGGGCGTTGAAAAAATGGAGCAGCGGAGCCGGGAAATTAGTCAGGAGTTGCGCGATAATGGGGTTACCTATAATGTGTACAGCGATCCTGACGGCATTAACCGTCCCTGGAAGCTTGACCCTGTACCAATGGTATTTAGCCAGCAGGAATGGGAGAATATTGAAAAAGGCTTAGTACAACGGGCCCAATTGCTTAACCTGATCATAGCTGATATTTATGGCGAACGCCGGCTGATTAAAGAGGGGTTTATTCCCTTTGAGCTGGTATTTAGCCACAAAGGGTTTTTAAGGCAGGCCGATAAAATTAAAATACCCGGCAAATTCCAGCTTATCCAATACTCTGCCGATTTGGTACGCGGCCCCCTGGGCAAAATGTGGGTGCTGCATGACCGTGCCGACGCGCCATCAGGTGCTGGTTACACGCTGGAAAACAGGGCTGCCATGACCAGGGTTTTTCCGGATCTGATCCGTGAAAACCAGGTACGTAAAATTTCGTCTTATTATCAAACATTAAAAAATACGCTAACCAGGCTCGCTTTACAAAATAAAGAGAACCCAAGGGTAGTGCTTTTATCGCCGGGTACGGCCAACGAAACTTACTTTGAGCACGCCTACCTGGCATCGTCATTAGGTTTTACCCTTGTTTTTGGGCAGGATTTAACCGTGAGTGATGGCTATGTATGGCTAAAAACCTTAAAAGGGCTGGAGAAAGTAGATGTTATTGTACGCCGTGTTGATGATATATTTTGCGACCCGCTGGAGTTTTTAGGCGATTCGCACTTAGGTGTGGTTGGATTGATGGAGGCCGTACGACAAAAAAAGGTGACTATAATTAACCCATTGGGTGGCCGCATATTGGAGAACCCGGGGCTGATGGCTTTTCTGCCGCGCCTGTGCAAGCACCTGTTAAACGAAGAACTGATACTGCCATCGGTAGCCACGTGGTGGTGCGGGCACGAGAAAGAAAAAAAATACGTGCTGGATAACCTGCCCTTCCTTATTATCCGGTCTATTTACCGGAGTAACGAGAACCGCCCATACATTGGCAGTGAACTGAGCAAAAAGCAGATAGATGATTTGAGGACCGAAATAAACACCCGGCCTTATTTATACGTAGCGCAGGAGGTAGTAAGCTTCAGTACCACGCCCTCATTAATTGGCAACAACCTGGAAGCCTGTAACGCAGTTTTCAGGAGTTACATTGTAGCCGATATGGATAAAGAGGTTTATCATGTTATGCCCGGCGGTTTATCAAGAAGTTTTCCCACAAAAGGCGAGTTTATTATTTCTAACCAATCGGGTGGTATCAGTAAAGATACCTGGGTACTGGGGCCATCGCCCCAAAGCCAGGCAAAGCCGGCGGTTAATCAGCCGGTATTGCGGCAGGTAAAAAATATTTTGCCAAGCCGTACCGGCGAGAGCCTGTTTTGGCTGGGCCGGTACCTTGACAGGGCAGTTATAAACGTGCGGCTAATGCGAATTGTGCTTAAAATTTATAACGAGCGCGACGACGAAATTCACCCCGAAACCAACCAGACGCTGGTAATACTGCTTAAAACTTTAAGCGCGGTAACAGGTACTTTACCCGGCTTTGCCTCAGCCGATCAGACCAGGTTAAGGCAGCCCGAAAAGGAGCTATTGTCGCTGGCTGTTGAAACGGGCAGGGCAGGCACTTTGGCCCAATCCCTGCAATCATTTTTAACAAACGGCTATGCCGTACGTGATCGTTTAAGCCTGGATACCTGGAGGATTCTGGATAGCATATCCGAAGAATTTGAATTGATGAAGGAAAACGGTAACGATTTACGCAAGATTTACCATAACCTCGATCAGTTTATTATTAAGCTGATGGCTTTTATCGGCCTCAATAACGATAACATGACCAGGGCGTCCAGCTGGCGGTTACTTAACATAGGCCGTTTTTTAGAGTCATCATTAAATACATGCATCATTTTACAGGCGGCATTGGCCAACAACGTAACACCCGAAGTAGAGAAACAGCTGATGGAACTGGTACTGATGTGCAACGAGAGTTTGGTTACGTACCGGTACTTATACCGGTCGACGCTGCAATTGCCGGGTGTGCTCAATTTGTTGCTGGTTAACGAGGATAATCCAAAATCGGTGGCGTTTTTAATTGCTAAAATTGATGAGCACCTGGCTCATTTGCCCGATAACCATAAAGAAGGCGGCCTTAGCCCAGCACACAAAAAACTGCTGGAGGCATTAACCATGATTAGGCTTTGCGATGTAAACAAGATGGTACCATCGGCCAATGCCAATGTTTTTGGAAAAAAGGAGCTTAACGGCTTTTTACACCACCTGATTACCTTGTTGAGCCAGGCATCAACCATTATATTTGAAAGTTATTTTAGCCCAACGCAAAGCCAGTACAGCTTTGTGAAAAACAATAACGCGCTACCCGAATTATGA